The genomic stretch GGTACaggattaggaagtttttaaaaaaccaacagaaaacaactaaacaacacacacaaaatgctggtggaacgcagcaggccaggcagcttctataggcagaagcactgtcgacatttcaggccgagacccttcatcaggactaactgaaaggaaagatagtaagagatttgaaagtaggagggggagggggaaatgcaaagtgataggagaagaccgaagagggtggggtgaagctaagaactgcaaaggtgattggcaaaaggtatatagagctggagaagggaaaggatcatgggacaggaggcctagggagaaagaaaggggggggaacTAAATAAATCATGgagggggtaagaaggggaggaggggcattaacggaagttagagaagtcaatgttcatgccatcaggttggaggctacccagatggaatataaggtggtgttcctccaacctgagtgtggcttcatcttgacagtagaggcggccatggatagacatatcagaatgggaatgggacgtggaattaaaacagctaaagaaaacaagaaaacaactaaaaatgtaattaagaatgaaaagatggaatatgaaagtaagctagcccgTAATAtttaagaggataccaaaagtttcttctgatacataaagtgtaaaagaggggtGAGAATGGATTTTGGATCACTGGAGATGtcataatgggggacaatgaaatggcagatgaactgaataagtattttgcatcagtcttcactgtgaaagacactagaagtatggtggaagttcgagagtgtcagggtgtGTCGAGAGTTCGAGAGTGTGGAGTGGTCATTACTAGGGAgaatgttcttgggaaactgaaaagttggAAGGTAGGTAAATCATATGTACCAGGTGTGTATGCCCTAatgttctgaaaaaggtggctgaagagattgttaggaattagtaaagatctttcaagaatcactagattctggcatggtgctagagaactgtaaaattgcaaatgtcactccactctttaagaaaggacagaggcagaaggaagaaaattataggctagttagtctgacctcagtggctgggaagatgttgcagttgATTGTTAAGGTAGTGGTTTCAGGGTAACAAATAGGCTACAGCCAGCATGGTTTATTTTCAGGAAGATGATACCtgatggaattatttgaagaaataacaagtaggatagacaaaagaaAATGGGttaatattgtgtacttggattttcagaaggtctttggctaggtgccgcacatgaggctgtttaacaagttaagagccctggatattgcaggaaagattctagcacagataaagcagtagctgattgtcaggaggcaaagagtgggaataaagggagtcttttctgattggctgttggtgactagcaCTGTTCCACAGAGGGCTGTGTTggtaccacttctttttacattatatatcaatgattcggatgatggaatttgttgtaaagtttgcagatgatatgaagataggtaatttgaggaagtagagagactgcaGAGGACTTACACAGGTCAggaaaataggcaaagaaatggcagatgaatacaGGGTTGGGAAGAGTAGGGTCAGgccctttggttgaagaaataaaggggtaaactattttctcaatggagagaaaattcaaaaattggatgCACAATGTGACTTAGGAGTCTTTTTTTGCATTATAccctaatggttaatttgcaggttgagtctggggtgagaaaggcaaatgcgatgttagcattcatttcaagaggcctagaaCATAAATGAAAGGATGCCATGTTAAGACTATAAAACACTGgggaagcctcacttggagtaatgtgagaagctttgggccccttatcttggaaaggatgtgctgaaactggagaggattcaaatgagattcatgaaaataattccaggtttgaacggcttgtcatatgaagagtgtttgatggctctgggcctgaattcagaagaatgaggggtgacctcattgaaacctatcaaatggtgtaaggccttgatagagtggatgtggacaggatgtttcctatggtgggaaaggcTAAGACCAGACGACTCAACCttaaaatagaggggcatccttttagaatggagatcaaaggaattgctttagccagagtggtgagtctgtggaaattgttgccacaggcaactgtggaggccaagtctgtatgtatactttaggaagaggttgatagattcttgatttgtcagggcatgaaaggatatggggagaaggcaggagattggggctaagaggaaaaatggatctgccatgatgaaatggtggagcagattcattgggccaaacggcctaattccattcctatgtcttatggtcttatagaaatCAGACCAGGAGAATGAGGCCACAAATAAAAGATCAGCAACATTTGTAAACTAATTGACTGACCAAAAAAAAGTTTAttctgcaaaatgctggaggaacttagcaggtcaggcatcatctatggagaggatgtttcagacCCAGAACCTTCACTATGCCTGTGCTATTTATTCATTTGCTTAGATGCCGCCTgaactgccgagttcctccagcactttgtgtgttgttctatattttcagcatctgcagaatatctgcaTTTGTAAGTGGGATGGACTTTGATACTTGACACACGGAAAGTTTGATAGAGTACATTGCTTGTTGTGTTAAAATAGCTGCTGATATTTCTACATAGAATCGCTGACTGCTTTTGAGACGTGTAACTGGTGCTTACAGACACTTTTTTAAAGTACCTTGTCTATCCAAAAACCACCACGCTTCAGCGTTCACCGTCGGGTGACTGACCTAACGATGAAATGCGCATGCGAAAGGGTCAGACCTAAGGCGTGAATACTGCGCATGCGCTCACTGGACAAAAGGATCAGGAGAATCGGCAGCTAGTAGGATTCGGATTTTGGGCGGGGGCTTCATCAGCATCGGTGTTCgcacactgactgagagataatTACTGTCGAGCCCTGGACAGACCGTGGTCCCGCATCCGGGAAGAGTCCCAATTCTTACCCTCACTCGGCCCCACGATCTGTGTCGGACCCTGAGAAGCTTTCTGCTGAGGAGCGAAGGTATTGGCGCCGTTTGTGAGGCGCATGCGCATCGCTGGGAAGGCTAGTCGGGTCTCTTATCGTGGGGGTTTCTGGGTAGAGAGACAGCCATGGATGATGCTCCCACCATTTCCCTGCCATTCCGTAAGGTGTGTCTGGAAGTACTGCTGGAGGGAATGGGAGCAGATGGGTTTCCAAGACCCTTTCTGGTCCAGCTATCTAAATCGAAGGATTAGGAACTCTGAATAAAATTATAGTTCCGAGTTAATCTCGGTTGAAGAGTCTACCTTCCAGTCAATGAAAATGTCAGTGGTGCTGCATGAATAATAAACAAAATCCTTCCATCAGCTTTAGTTCTTGAGGAAGTCACCATTGTTCCACCTCCTCTTGTTTTGGACCTttctctctgggtacataatgatatcaaacactgtTGTCCTGGGCAACATTGATCTGTAACTTTTACATCACAAATATACCACACTACTGCACTCCCCTTCATATGAATTGGCATTGCCATTGGTGATTTTAACCCTGTCAATCACCTGGGGTGGGGGTGTCCGGGTAACTAGAAGGTCTCCAGGATCAGCCAAGTAATACCATGTGCACTTTGTAGTAATGTGGGCATAACTGGAGCCTGAAATGATGCTAATGCAGAGAGACCAACAGCCATGTCACGGACACGGCTCATTCTGATACAGACAGAAAAAACTATGGTCAGTCCGGAAGCCTGATCTGTGCCCAGTTAGATgaggagttgttcctccaacttcacTGATTAATGTATTTTATAAATCTCTTTACAGGTTAGAAACAACAAATAATTTGTCTCAAAACACCacaagagattcactcactcagcCGACCCAcagtgagttcatactggggagatgccgttcacctgcttagactgtggaaagggattcactcggtcttatcaactgaaggtacatcaacaaattcacactggagagaacccgttcacctgctcaaactgtgggaaaggattcactcagtcatctgatctgaacatacatcagcgagttcactctAGGGAGAggcagttcacctgctcagactgtgggaagggattcactcaatcatctcaccttctggcacaccagtcagttcacactggagagaagccattcacctgctcagactgtgggaaaggattcactcggtcatcccaactgaaggtacatcagcgagttcacactggggagaggccattcacctgctcagactgtgggaagggattcactcagtcatgtcatctgagggtacatcagcgaattcacactggagagaggccgttcacctgcttagaatgtgggaagggattcactcaatcatctcacctactggcacatcagtcagttcataatggggagaaaccatttacctgcttagactgtggaaagggattcactcagttttcccacctacagacacaccagtcagttaacattggggagaggccattcacctgctcagattgtgggaagggattcactcagttatccagcttacagacacaccagtcagttcacactggagagaaaccattcacctgcacagactgtgggaagggattcactcggtcatctcaactgaaggtacatcagcgagttcacactggggagaggccattcacctgctcagactgtgggaagggattcactcagtcatgtcatctgaaggtacatcaacgaattcacacaggggagaggccattcacctgctctgaatgtggaatgcgattcactctgtcatcccacctacagatacaccagcgatttcacactggagagaggccgtatatgtgctcagattgtgggaaaagattcacacAGTCATTtaaactgaaggtacaccagcgagttcacactggggagagaccgttcacctgctcagaatgtgggatgggattcactcagtcatccaacctacagacacaccagcgagttcacactggagagaggccattcacctgctcagactgtgggaaagggttcaCTCTGtcgtcccaactgaaggtacatcagcgagttcacactggggagagaccgttcacctgctctgaatgtgggaagagattcactcagtcatccagcctacagacacaccagcgtgttcacactggggaaaggccattcacctgctctaaatgtgggaagggattcactcgatcatctcacCTTCTGACACACtaccaagttcacactggggaaaaggaTTAAATAGGGATTctctcggtcatctcaactgaggGTCCATCAGTGAGCTCACACTGGGAAaaaggtttaaataggctgcatgcTGGATTTTTAACCTTCACAGTTGCTGAATTCAGAGGCAAGTTCAAAGCGAGTGTTGGTGTTGAACTCTGCGATCATTGCTGCTGCTTATCATACCCAGTTCTGGTCACTGGGCTTAGGATGTGTTTCTTCTGCTGATGTTCACCATAATAGGACTgtagtttaatattctggatctgtgattaataaatcagttctattaaCTCTGCCCCAGTTACTCAGTGAATCTACAATACACACAGTGTACTGTGGGGAGTCAACTTAGCCCAGCTGGTCCCTGTCAAACTTTTGGTTTCACAGAAGTCCTATTAAATCCATCCCTGctgttcacctctcactctccctgtgatgACGGATTCCAAACACTCGCCACTCTGGGTGAAGAGATTTTCCTTGAATTTTCTGCATGACTTCCTGCGGTCTGAAGACGACAAGGAGCTGACCACCTTTGTGTCTGTCATGTTCTTCATCCTTCCAACccctgggctgaggaagaatgaaatTACTAGAAACCTTTTTCCTgctcctttcaacattctgctTCTAAAGGGCTGCCTGTCACTCAGCTGGATTGTTACAATACACAACTCTCCTCTAACGTCCGAAAGCAGAGTGGAAAACTATTAATTGGATGTTcaatggagcagagtcagaaactaGAGATGGGATAGCACGGGGAAGAGTTTGGGGCTCGGGACTGTTATGTGGAAAACTTTATGATGAGCAGGGAAACAGCAGGGGCACAGTAACGAATTTCAGAGTaacaacatttggaagctgattgacaagagaaaaaaattagATTGACTTTGGCTGTTAACACAAAATGcctgttgatattgagtatattgcttgTGGGAGCTTGTTGTGTTAAACTGCCCACTGAGTTCTCATAAAATCATTGATTAGATTTGTGCCATTAAGCAGAAGGAAGGCAATGCTTGTAAACACCATGAGCTTCAGAATGTACTGTTACTGCGAAATGAGTGCACAGGTGCAGAGAATCTACTGTATCTAATGGTTTAATTCACAATtgggagaggccattcatttgCTCAGACTGGGAAGGGATTTCACCTAATGGCACACGAGTTAGTT from Hemitrygon akajei chromosome 7, sHemAka1.3, whole genome shotgun sequence encodes the following:
- the LOC140730872 gene encoding uncharacterized protein — its product is MPFTCLDCGKGFTRSYQLKVHQQIHTGENPFTCSNCGKGFTQSSDLNIHQRVHSRERQFTCSDCGKGFTQSSHLLAHQSVHTGEKPFTCSDCGKGFTRSSQLKVHQRVHTGERPFTCSDCGKGFTQSCHLRVHQRIHTGERPFTCLECGKGFTQSSHLLAHQSVHNGEKPFTCLDCGKGFTQFSHLQTHQSVNIGERPFTCSDCGKGFTQLSSLQTHQSVHTGEKPFTCTDCGKGFTRSSQLKVHQRVHTGERPFTCSDCGKGFTQSCHLKVHQRIHTGERPFTCSECGMRFTLSSHLQIHQRFHTGERPYMCSDCGKRFTQSFKLKVHQRVHTGERPFTCSECGMGFTQSSNLQTHQRVHTGERPFTCSDCGKGFTLSSQLKVHQRVHTGERPFTCSECGKRFTQSSSLQTHQRVHTGERPFTCSKCGKGFTRSSHLLTHYQVHTGEKD